The following are encoded together in the Chaetodon auriga isolate fChaAug3 chromosome 6, fChaAug3.hap1, whole genome shotgun sequence genome:
- the prpf18 gene encoding pre-mRNA-splicing factor 18 isoform X1, giving the protein MDTLKAEIARKRKLLEEKQLVNDSKKFFKRADLARKEQEDYFRRCGYKVQRETPDSQIDKKEEDEPSTSSNPVLELELTEEKLPMTLSRQEVIRRLRERGEPIRLFGESDYDAFQRLRKIEILTPEVNKGLRNDLKAAMDKIDQQYLNEIVGGTESGEVDTQHDLKVHEENTTIEELEALGKTLGTGDDDGDQDVIHKFLRFLLGVWAKDLNSREDHVKRGVQGKLASATHSQTESYLKPLFRKLRKKNLPADIKESITDIIKFMLEREYVKANDAYLQMAIGNAPWPIGVTMVGIHARTGREKIFSKHVAHVLNDETQRKYIQGLKRLMTICQKHFTTDPSKCVEYNAL; this is encoded by the exons ATGGATACACTGAAAGCTGAGATCGCAAGGAAAAGGAAACTCCTCGAAGAAAAGCAGCTCGTCAAC GACTCCAAAAAATTCTTCAAAAGGGCTGATCTTGCACGCAAGGAACAAGAAGATTACTTCAGAAGATGTGGATATAAG GTTCAGAGAGAGACTCCTGACAGCCAG ATTGATaagaaagaagaagatgagCCATCCACCTCGTCTAATCCTGTGTTAGAACTGGAACTAACAGAAGAGAAGCTGCCAATGACGCTGTCACGACAGGAA gtAATTCGACGACTGAGGGAACGCGGGGAACCGATCCGACTGTTTGGAGAGTCCGACTACGACGCCTTCCAGAGACTCCGAAAGATCGAGATTCTGACCCCAGAAGTGAACAAG GGCTTGAGGAATGACCTGAAAGCAGCCATGGACAAGATTGACCAGCAGTATCTGAACGAAATTGTTGGAGGAACAGAGTCGGGAGAAGTGGACACACAGCACGACCTGAAAGTGCACGAAGAAAACACCACTATAGAAGAACTGGAG GCTCTTGGCAAAACCCTCGGCACCGGGGACGATGATGGAGACCAGGATGTTATCCACAAGTTTTTAAGG TTTCTTCTTGGTGTTTGGGCCAAAGATCTCAACAGCCGAGAGGACCACGTGAAGCGAGGTGTTCAGGGCAAGCTGGCCAGTGCAACCCACTCACAGACCGAGTCTTATCTCAAACCTCTGTTCAGGAAGCTCAGGAAGAAG AATTTACCAGCTGATATCAAAGAGTCAATCACAGACATCATTAAATTCATGCTGGAGAGAGAGTATGTTAAG GCAAATGATGCTTATCTGCAGATGGCCATTGGTAATGCTCCCTGGCCTATCGGTGTGACAATGGTGGGCATCCATGCCCGTACAGGACGAGAGAAGATCTTCTCCAAGCACGTGGCGCACGTTCTCAACGATGAGACGCAGAGAAAGTACATCCAG GGGCTGAAGAGGCTAATGACTATCTGCCAGAAGCACTTCACCACTGATCCATCGAAGTGTGTGGAGTACAACGCTCTTTAA
- the prpf18 gene encoding pre-mRNA-splicing factor 18 isoform X2 — MDTLKAEIARKRKLLEEKQLVNDSKKFFKRADLARKEQEDYFRRCGYKIDKKEEDEPSTSSNPVLELELTEEKLPMTLSRQEVIRRLRERGEPIRLFGESDYDAFQRLRKIEILTPEVNKGLRNDLKAAMDKIDQQYLNEIVGGTESGEVDTQHDLKVHEENTTIEELEALGKTLGTGDDDGDQDVIHKFLRFLLGVWAKDLNSREDHVKRGVQGKLASATHSQTESYLKPLFRKLRKKNLPADIKESITDIIKFMLEREYVKANDAYLQMAIGNAPWPIGVTMVGIHARTGREKIFSKHVAHVLNDETQRKYIQGLKRLMTICQKHFTTDPSKCVEYNAL, encoded by the exons ATGGATACACTGAAAGCTGAGATCGCAAGGAAAAGGAAACTCCTCGAAGAAAAGCAGCTCGTCAAC GACTCCAAAAAATTCTTCAAAAGGGCTGATCTTGCACGCAAGGAACAAGAAGATTACTTCAGAAGATGTGGATATAAG ATTGATaagaaagaagaagatgagCCATCCACCTCGTCTAATCCTGTGTTAGAACTGGAACTAACAGAAGAGAAGCTGCCAATGACGCTGTCACGACAGGAA gtAATTCGACGACTGAGGGAACGCGGGGAACCGATCCGACTGTTTGGAGAGTCCGACTACGACGCCTTCCAGAGACTCCGAAAGATCGAGATTCTGACCCCAGAAGTGAACAAG GGCTTGAGGAATGACCTGAAAGCAGCCATGGACAAGATTGACCAGCAGTATCTGAACGAAATTGTTGGAGGAACAGAGTCGGGAGAAGTGGACACACAGCACGACCTGAAAGTGCACGAAGAAAACACCACTATAGAAGAACTGGAG GCTCTTGGCAAAACCCTCGGCACCGGGGACGATGATGGAGACCAGGATGTTATCCACAAGTTTTTAAGG TTTCTTCTTGGTGTTTGGGCCAAAGATCTCAACAGCCGAGAGGACCACGTGAAGCGAGGTGTTCAGGGCAAGCTGGCCAGTGCAACCCACTCACAGACCGAGTCTTATCTCAAACCTCTGTTCAGGAAGCTCAGGAAGAAG AATTTACCAGCTGATATCAAAGAGTCAATCACAGACATCATTAAATTCATGCTGGAGAGAGAGTATGTTAAG GCAAATGATGCTTATCTGCAGATGGCCATTGGTAATGCTCCCTGGCCTATCGGTGTGACAATGGTGGGCATCCATGCCCGTACAGGACGAGAGAAGATCTTCTCCAAGCACGTGGCGCACGTTCTCAACGATGAGACGCAGAGAAAGTACATCCAG GGGCTGAAGAGGCTAATGACTATCTGCCAGAAGCACTTCACCACTGATCCATCGAAGTGTGTGGAGTACAACGCTCTTTAA
- the LOC143322383 gene encoding uncharacterized protein LOC143322383 — protein sequence MDGVQVENAGVGDIGENAEERYRTIAYDTALSILVAVTVYSVLKVSLDSIRQWRARISVLIVGSGPVGLTAALVAVRSGKVLKLTVLDERYRTALLCRPQQIALDPRSVKFLLGLGVDFDNMEGCWHNEHFFTRIGVFQEYLLSILEQKKQKVDVKVQLGTKFTEEYLRRIPHNDSPRVIVVADGSCGDSCSVLGISSDYTVESCHAYGANAAMERLEQRQVPTPEIRAHSLYFDLSAYGVEALREHRNPSTKPGFHLKIYGTFRNRYMALVCPASDTKMVRFLRHTANSSIMKNIFHQSFNAYKTDIEPRLNDLTLHHMQFSRRLFEIQLSHRRISAAYIEGDNVAVTVEGEAARVLNFDTGCGVNLGMRGLESMGTFIYRTATAVDQNDILEALSAKMQHSRQVAETFKQTGLAESMYE from the exons ATGGACGGGGTGCAGGTAGAAAATGCTGGAGTTGGCGACATCGGGGAGAACGCGGAGGAGAGGTACCGCACTATCGCTTATGACACTGCCCTGAGCATTTTGGTGGCAGTGACCGTGTACTCGGTGTTGAAAGTGAGCCTGGACAGCATCAGGCAGTGGCGGGCCAGGATCTCGGTGCTCATCGTGGGTTCGGGACCCGTGGGGCTGACGGCCGCGCTGGTCGCTGTCCGCTCCGGTAAGGTGCTGAAGCTGACCGTGCTGGATGAGAGGTACCGGACCGCCCTGCTCTGCCGGCCCCAGCAGATCGCCCTGGATCCCCGCAGCGTGAAGTTTCTGCTGGGACTCGGAGTGGACTTTGATAACATGGAGGGCTGCTGGCACAACGAGCATTTCTTCACCAGGATAGGCGTGTTTCAGGAGTACCTGCTGAGCATCCTGgagcagaagaaacagaaggTGGACGTCAAGGTGCAGCTTGGGACGAAG TTTACAGAGGAGTACCTGCGGCGGATCCCACACAATGACTCGCCACGTGTGATCGTGGTGGCCGACGGGTCGTGTGGCGACTCCTGCTCGGTGCTGGGCATCAGCTCTGACTACACTGTGGAGTCCTGCCATGCCTATGGAGCTAATGCAGCTATGGAGAGACTAGAACAGAGACAg GTACCCACTCCTGAGATCCGCGCCCACAGCCTGTACTTCGACCTGTCGGCTTACGGAGTGGAGGCCCTCCGAGAACACCGAAATCCTTCCACCAAGCCCGGCTTCCACCTGAAGATCTATGGCACCTTCAGAAACCGCTACATGGCCCTCGTCTGCCCCGCCTCTGACACCAAGATGGTTCGCTTCCTCAGGCACACGGCCAACTCCTCT ATCATGAAGAACATTTTCCACCAGTCCTTTAACGCCTATAAGACGGACATAGAGCCACGTCTCAACGACTTGACGCTGCACCACATGCAGTTCAGCCGCCGTCTCTTTGAGATTCAGTTGTCACACAGACGCATCAGTGCAGCTTACATAGAGGGGGACAATGTGGCGGTCACTGTGGAGGGGGAGGCAGCACGCGTCCTCAACTTCGACACAG GTTGTGGGGTGAACCTAGGTATGCGGGGTCTGGAGTCAATGGGGACGTTCATTTACCGGACTGCCACCGCTGTGGACCAGAATGATATTCTAGAGGCGCTGTCAGCTAAGATGCAGCACTCCAGACAGGTGGCGGAGACCTTCAAGCAGACAGGCCTGGCTGAATCAATGTATGAATGA